A window from Salvia miltiorrhiza cultivar Shanhuang (shh) chromosome 2, IMPLAD_Smil_shh, whole genome shotgun sequence encodes these proteins:
- the LOC131009576 gene encoding uncharacterized protein LOC131009576 — protein MCSNIWFLAHPSVVTNVVWSSNQTVIVDCVWNASSFRIAVVHGSNCLIERRQLWIDLLHHSDGATLFMGDFNAVKGAHERYSLVSPNRQACREFCEFIQATRFIESPTSGLKFTWSGRRFLPTHVESLLDRTLVSDSFAQNWASINTHALPRITSDHSPLVFQCIGSAVRRGNNFRFLSMWTTHSSFFAMVEHSWGQQMATSCPIFRVMAKLRRLRTALKSWNKEVFGNVDVAIRELGNNLAAVQENISVSGYTDELFNEEIAAQAKLNIILARKDDFLRQKSRISWLHDGDRNSSFFHNMIKFKKHRLNIGHLKIDGIVTTDSGCIERHIIGPKSLLRFMIVKRDVVTAVRAFFRKSYLPNGCNASTLILIPKKEEVVTVADLRPIILSNFFFKIISKILASRLSGVAAGCVSNNQFGFITGRSIHDCIMLGSEGFNCMKRVNKGSNMACKIDIRKAFDTMSWSFILQALRVFGFHEKFVNWISIIFHSARISILYNGQLSGYFSCSRGVRQGDPLSPILFGIAEDVLSHLITNCVSSGHLAPMGFSRATNFPTHLLYADDIIIFCKASVRNAKKIEEILHYYGEISGQLCNHEKSSLFLGPGVSRQMGGSIQRELQFTRGCLPVTYLGAPLFVGRPKACYFMSIKDKIVSKFDNWQGLQLSMAGRLCLVKSVIQSSIVHSMMVFRWPKSLLLDLDRKCRNFIWTGRVDKSGTCTVNWSRCCTLKEEGGLGIRSFVTMNKSFLMKVAWKVIKGQDWAHRIMRSRYLDGFGNAKANVAASSVWLGLRQEVPSLVRDSYSYIGKGDSTYFWTDNWLGYKLVDRLGVPHYIHDLLKFSVADYFYDGVWHFAASFVDRYPDIVRDICTLPIGLEGDVRYWKHSLKGEVSAALAFKEHGHNFPKVSWGRWLWERYIPVRRSITCWRIIHRRLPSLDNLIRRGLIMPNFCYICRRDAESIDHIFWACGRVKEIWSSFLAWFGVDYLIESVDLHSFLVDAWNLSFSPQITSFWKAGIVTLVWKIWQDRNKIVFDDGCFHGPGILKFIKVYFKEMEAHFTRLGHASSAWQDYVITRAIGVRSRIAPPPELVNVYWWPPFGDWMKVNTDGSALGTPGLICAGGVFRDSWGQVRGCFHEKGGQGFAFEAELLAVISAISIAHERGWLKLWIEADSTYVVNLLDRKSEEVPWRFVAHWKRTLRLLHSFQLQVTHIFREGNVVADLMANHNREEGWWPYGIDEIKHASARDMACHSYVRIK, from the exons ATGTGCTCTAACATCTGGTTTCTAGCTCACCCGTCTGTGGTTACAAATGTGGTCTGGTCGTCGAATCAAACGGTTATTGTTGATTGCGTTTGGAATGCCTCTTCTTTCCGTATTGCGGTTGTTCATGGTTCTAATTGTCTGATTGAACGTCGGCAACTTTGGATTGACCTTCTTCATCATTCTGATGGAGCTACCTTGTTCATGGGGGATTTTAATGCTGTAAAAGGGGCGCATGAGCGTTACAGCTTGGTTAGTCCTAATCGTCAGGCTTGTAGGGAGTTCTGTGAGTTTATTCAAGCCACTCGTTTTATTGAGTCGCCTACCTCTGGTCTCAAGTTCACATGGTCTGGTCGTCGTTTTCTCCCCACGCATGTGGAGTCTCTGTTGGATAGAACGCTTGTCTCTGACTCTTTTGCGCAGAATTGGGCCTCCATTAATACTCACGCCCTGCCGCGGATTACTTCGGATCATTCGCCGCTTGTCTTTCAATGTATTGGCTCGGCTGTGAGACGGGGTAACAATTTTCGCTTTCTGTCCATGTGGACAACTCACAGCAGTTTCTTCGCGATGGTGGAGCATTCCTGGGGGCAGCAGATGGCGACGTCGTGTCCCATTTTCCGTGTGATGGCTAAGCTTAGGAGGCTTCGTACGGCTCTTAAGTCCTGGAACAAGGAGGTTTTTGGTAATGTGGATGTTGCGATACGCGAGCTGGGGAATAATTTAGCTGCGGTTCAGGAGAATATTTCGGTTTCGGGTTATACTGATGAACTTTTTAATGAAGAGATAGCTGCCCAAGCTAAGCTTAATATCATTCTTGCTCGTAAGGACGATTTTCTTCGTCAAAAAAGTAGGATTTCGTGGCTTCATGATGGTGACCGGAACTCTTCTTTCTTTCATAACATGATCAAGTTTAAAAAGCATCGTCTAAATATTGGTCATTTGAAGATTGATGGTATTGTTACTACGGATTCGGGCTGCATTGAGAGACATATCATTGGACCGAAATCTCTGCTGCGGTTCATG ATTGTGAAGAGGGACGTCGTTACTGCGGTGCGTGCCTTTTTTCGGAAGTCTTATCTGCCGAACGGGTGCAACGCCAGTACTTTAATTCTTATCCCCAAAAAAGAGGAGGTGGTTACTGTTGCTGATCTTCGGCCGATCATATTAtccaattttttcttcaaaattatctCTAAGATCCTCGCTTCTAGGCTGAGTGGAGTGGCTGCCGGGTGTGTCTCGAATAACCAATTTGGGTTTATTACTGGGCGTTCGATTCATGATTGTATTATGCTGGGATCGGAAGGGTTCAATTGTATGAAAAGGGTTAACAAAGGCTCCAACATGGCATGTAAAATTGATATTCGGAAAGCCTTTGATACTATGAGCTGGAGTTTCATTCTTCAGGCTCTTCGGGTTTTCGGGTTCCATGAGAAGTTTGTTAATTGGATCTCTATTATCTTTCACTCGGCGAGAATTTCGATCTTATATAATGGCCAGTTAAGTGGGTACTTTAGCTGTTCGCGTGGTGTTAGACAAGGAGACCCCCTATCTCCTATTTTGTTCGGGATTGCTGAGGATGTTTTAAGCCATCTCATTACGAACTGTGTGAGTTCGGGTCACTTAGCTCCGATGGGGTTCAGTCGCGCTACTAATTTTCCTACTCATCTTCTGTATGCGGATGATATTATCATTTTTTGCAAAGCTTCAGTTCGCAATGCAAAGAAAATTGAGGAGATCTTGCACTACTATGGCGAAATATCTGGGCAACTTTGTAACCATGAAAAGTCGAGTTTATTTCTTGGACCGGGTGTCTCTAGACAGATGGGCGGGTCGATTCAGAGGGAATTACAGTTTACTCGTGGTTGTCTCCCGGTTACTTATCTCGGTGCTCCCTTATTCGTGGGAAGACCTAAAGCTTGTTACTTTATGAGTATCAAAGATAAGATCGTTAGCAAGTTCGACAACTGGCAGGGGCTTCAATTGTCAATGGCGGGCAGGTTGTGCCTGGTGAAGTCGGTCATTCAGAGCTCGATTGTACATTCGATGATGGTCTTCCGTTGGCCTAAATCTCTCCTTTTGGATCTGGATAGGAAATGCAGAAACTTCATCTGGACTGGTAGAGTGGATAAAAGTGGAACTTGTACGGTGAATTGGAGTCGTTGCTGTACGTTGAAAGAGGAAGGTGGATTGGGCATTCGCTCCTTTGTTACGATGAACAAGTCGTTTCTTATGAAGGTGGCCTGGAAAGTTATAAAAGGGCAAGATTGGGCGCATAGGATTATGCGCAGCCGTTACTTGGATGGGTTTGGTAATGCCAAAGCGAATGTGGCTGCGTCCTCGGTTTGGCTCGGGCTTAGGCAAGAGGTTCCTAGTCTCGTCAGGGACTCTTACTCTTACATCGGAAAAGGAGACTCAACGTACTTCTGGACGGACAATTGGCTTGGTTATAAGCTTGTTGATAGGCTTGGCGTTCCCCACTACATACATGATCTGCTCAAGTTTTCGGTGGCGGATTATTTTTATGACGGCGTGTGGCACTTTGCCGCCAGTTTTGTAGATCGTTACCCGGATATTGTTCGTGATATTTGTACGCTCCCTATTGGGTTAGAGGGAGACGTGAGATACTGGAAACATTCGTTGAAAGGTGAGGTGTCTGCTGCCTTGGCTTTCAAAGAGCATGGTCATAATTTCCCGAAAGTCTCTTGGGGACGTTGGCTTTGGGAGAGATATATTCCAGTTAGAAGATCCATTACTTGCTGGAGAATTATTCATCGGCGTTTGCCGTCGCTTGACAATCTCATTCGTCGTGGCTTAATCATGCCTAATTTCTGTTATATTTGTCGGCGGGATGCGGAGTCTATTGATCACATTTTCTGGGCTTGTGGTCGGGTGAAAGAAATTTGGAGCTCCTTTCTTGCTTGGTTTGGCGTGGATTACCTTATTGAGAGTGTGGATCTCCATTCTTTTTTAGTGGATGCTTGGAACCTGAGTTTTAGTCCACAAATTACTAGTTTTTGGAAGGCGGGGATCGTGACGCTGGTGTGGAAGATTTGGCAAGACCGGAACAAGATTGTGTTTGATGACGGCTGTTTTCATGGACCTGGTATTCTGAAATTTATTAAGGTTTATTTCAAAGAAATGGAAGCTCACTTCACCCGGCTGGGTCATGCTTCAAGTGCTTGGCAAGATTATGTTATTACTCGTGCCATTGGTGTTCGATCTCGGATCGCCCCACCTCCGGAGTTGGTAAACGTCTACTGGTGGCCCCCCTTTGGCGATTGGATGAAGGTTAATACTGACGGGTCTGCTCTTGGGACCCCTGGGTTGATTTGCGCAGGAGGTGTGTTCCGTGACAGCTGGGGACAGGTTCGCGGCTGCTTTCATGAGAAGGGGGGGCAGGGCTTcgcttttgaagctgagcttcTCGCTGTGATCTCGGCCATTTCCATTGCGCATGAACGAGGTTGGTTGAAGCTGTGGATTGAAGCTGACTCTACATATGTGGTTAATCTTTTGGATCGTAAATCCGAGGAAGTGCCCTGGCGTTTTGTGGCTCATTGGAAGCGCACTCTTAGGTTACTTCATTCTTTTCAATTGCAAGTTACTCATATTTTCCGGGAGGGTAATGTGGTGGCGGATTTAATGGCAAATCATAATAGGGAGGAAGGGTGGTGGCCCTATGGTATAGATGAGATCAAGCATGCTTCGGCTAGGGATATGGCCTGTCACAGCTACGTCCGAATCAAGTAG